A portion of the Thunnus albacares chromosome 23, fThuAlb1.1, whole genome shotgun sequence genome contains these proteins:
- the kera gene encoding keratocan isoform X1: MQTTVTSWRIRLGSEMAPLLSLLCILCLVGPVLSQDMPYEEYMAQLQACPQECRCPPNFPRAVYCDNKGLKSVPKIPPHTWYLYLQNNLIEVLSADAFRNATQLRWLNLNRNKITSEGVEEGALNAVSQLAHLYMDDNLLSSVPSPLPASLEHLRLSRNRISKIPAGVFLGLDKLNLLDLQGNKLMDDAVTEVSLKGLNNLVQINLAKNQLSSMPVGLPPTTTQLFLDGNNIEKIPAGYFKELPKVAFLRLNHNKLESSGVPNNVFNVSSMLDLQLSHNQLTEVPLIPSGLEHLLLDHNKIKSVSGSNVCPVAVDAVDDSVNESVPRLRYLRLDGNDIKPPIPRDVILCFRLLRSIVI; encoded by the exons ATGCAGACCACTGTGACCAGCTGGAGAATCAG ATTGGGCAGTGAAATGGCACCTCTTCTGAGCCTTCTCTGTATCTTGTGCCTGGTCGGGCCAGTTCTCAGCCAGGATATGCCTTATGAGGAATATATGGCACAACTCCAAGCTTGCCCTCAAGAGTGTCGCTGTCCCCCTAACTTCCCTCGTGCTGTCTACTGTGACAATAAAGGCCTGAAGAGCGTCCCCAAAATTCCTCCACACACATGGTATCTCTACCTGCAGAACAATCTAATCGAAGTGCTGTCAGCAGATGCCTTCCGTAATGCCACACAGCTGCGCTGGCTGAATCTGAATCGCAACAAAATCACTAGTGAGGGAGTGGAAGAAGGTGCACTGAATGCAGTGTCTCAGCTGGCCCACCTGTACATGGATGACAACCTCTTGTCTTCTGTGCCATCTCCCCTGCCAGCCAGCCTGGAGCATCTGCGTCTCTCTCGCAATCGCATCTCCAAGATCCCTGCTGGCGTCTTCTTAGGTCTGGATAAGCTAAACCTCTTGGACCTCCAGGGGAACAAGCTGATGGATGATGCTGTGACTGAAGTGAGTCTGAAGGGTCTAAACAACCTGGTACAGATCAATCTAGCAAAGAACCAGCTGAGCAGCATGCCTGTTGGCCTACCACCCACCACCACTCAGCTTTTCCTTGATGGCAATAACATTGAGAAGATCCCAGCTGGCTATTTCAAAGAATTGCCCAAAGTGGCATTTCTCAGGCTCAACCACAACAAGCTTGAAAGCAGTGGAGTTCCcaacaatgtttttaatgtctCCAGTATGTTGGACTTGCAGCTGTCCCACAATCAGCTGACCGAGGTGCCCCTCATTCCCTCAGGCCTTGAGCATCTTCTCCTCGACCACAACAAGATCAAGA GTGTAAGTGGCTCCAATGTCTGCCCTGTCGCTGTTGATGCTGTGGATGACAGCGTCAATGAAAGTGTTCCTCGACTGCGCTACCTCCGACTCGATGGCAATGACATTAAGCCACCAATTCCCAGAGATGTCATTCTGTGCTTCCGTCTCCTTAGGTCCATtgtcatctaa
- the kera gene encoding keratocan isoform X2: MAPLLSLLCILCLVGPVLSQDMPYEEYMAQLQACPQECRCPPNFPRAVYCDNKGLKSVPKIPPHTWYLYLQNNLIEVLSADAFRNATQLRWLNLNRNKITSEGVEEGALNAVSQLAHLYMDDNLLSSVPSPLPASLEHLRLSRNRISKIPAGVFLGLDKLNLLDLQGNKLMDDAVTEVSLKGLNNLVQINLAKNQLSSMPVGLPPTTTQLFLDGNNIEKIPAGYFKELPKVAFLRLNHNKLESSGVPNNVFNVSSMLDLQLSHNQLTEVPLIPSGLEHLLLDHNKIKSVSGSNVCPVAVDAVDDSVNESVPRLRYLRLDGNDIKPPIPRDVILCFRLLRSIVI, encoded by the exons ATGGCACCTCTTCTGAGCCTTCTCTGTATCTTGTGCCTGGTCGGGCCAGTTCTCAGCCAGGATATGCCTTATGAGGAATATATGGCACAACTCCAAGCTTGCCCTCAAGAGTGTCGCTGTCCCCCTAACTTCCCTCGTGCTGTCTACTGTGACAATAAAGGCCTGAAGAGCGTCCCCAAAATTCCTCCACACACATGGTATCTCTACCTGCAGAACAATCTAATCGAAGTGCTGTCAGCAGATGCCTTCCGTAATGCCACACAGCTGCGCTGGCTGAATCTGAATCGCAACAAAATCACTAGTGAGGGAGTGGAAGAAGGTGCACTGAATGCAGTGTCTCAGCTGGCCCACCTGTACATGGATGACAACCTCTTGTCTTCTGTGCCATCTCCCCTGCCAGCCAGCCTGGAGCATCTGCGTCTCTCTCGCAATCGCATCTCCAAGATCCCTGCTGGCGTCTTCTTAGGTCTGGATAAGCTAAACCTCTTGGACCTCCAGGGGAACAAGCTGATGGATGATGCTGTGACTGAAGTGAGTCTGAAGGGTCTAAACAACCTGGTACAGATCAATCTAGCAAAGAACCAGCTGAGCAGCATGCCTGTTGGCCTACCACCCACCACCACTCAGCTTTTCCTTGATGGCAATAACATTGAGAAGATCCCAGCTGGCTATTTCAAAGAATTGCCCAAAGTGGCATTTCTCAGGCTCAACCACAACAAGCTTGAAAGCAGTGGAGTTCCcaacaatgtttttaatgtctCCAGTATGTTGGACTTGCAGCTGTCCCACAATCAGCTGACCGAGGTGCCCCTCATTCCCTCAGGCCTTGAGCATCTTCTCCTCGACCACAACAAGATCAAGA GTGTAAGTGGCTCCAATGTCTGCCCTGTCGCTGTTGATGCTGTGGATGACAGCGTCAATGAAAGTGTTCCTCGACTGCGCTACCTCCGACTCGATGGCAATGACATTAAGCCACCAATTCCCAGAGATGTCATTCTGTGCTTCCGTCTCCTTAGGTCCATtgtcatctaa
- the lum gene encoding lumican — MFPLRVPLLAVMVSLALCQYYDYEYQPYNLLGPSGPNCNQECECPINFPSAMYCDSRKLKFVPIVPTGIKYLYLQNNQIEEIKAGVFDNVTADLRWLVLDNNQITNAKVAKGTIDKLTGLEKLFFSYNNLTEPVIPPSKSLDELKLMHNQMSKFPSGLLNDKENLTSINVQFNELTSESISGAFKGPKKLLSLDVSHNKLKKLPAGIPSSLEILYADYNDIDSIGAGYLSKLPSLQYLRISHNKLVDSGIPSGVFNVSSLVELDLSFNKLQSIPEINEQLEQLYLQANEITKFDLASFCKFIGPVHYSRLKHLRLDANNITHSSMPPDSSNCLRQASDIMFE, encoded by the exons ATGTTTCCTCTCCGTGTACCCCTGTTGGCCGTAATGGTCAGCCTGGCCCTCTGCCAGTATTATGACTATGAATACCAGCCTTACAATTTGCTTGGGCCCTCTGGCCCCAACTGTAATCAAGAGTGTGAGTGCCCAATAAATTTCCCCAGCGCCATGTATTGTGACAGCCGCAAGCTCAAGTTTGTTCCCATAGTCCCGACAGGGATCAAGTACCTGTACCTCCAGAACAACCAGATTGAGGAGATCAAGGCAGGAGTGTTTGATAATGTTACTGCTGACCTCCGTTGGCTAGTACTTGACAACAACCAGATCACCAATGCAAAGGTAGCAAAGGGTACAATCGACAAACTCACTGGCCTGGAGAAACTATTCTTCAGCTACAACAACCTCACAGAGCCTGTCATCCCTCCCTCAAAGTCCCTTGATGAGCTGAAGTTGATGCACAACCAGATGAGCAAGTTCCCCTCTGGTCTCTTGAACGACAAGGAGAATTTGACCTCCATTAACGTTCAGTTCAATGAGCTAACCAGCGAAAGCATCTCAGGGGCATTCAAAGGACCGAAGAAGCTGCTGTCCCTGGATGTGAGCCACAACAAGCTGAAGAAGCTGCCAGCTGGAATCCCCAGTTCACTGGAGATCCTCTATGCTGATTACAACGACATCGACAGTATTGGAGCAGGATACCTGAGCAAGCTACCATCACTGCAGTACCTGAGGATCTCCCACAACAAGCTGGTGGACTCTGGAATTCCTTCTGGAGTGTTCAATGTGTCATCGCTGGTGGAGCTCGACCTGTCTTTCAACAAGCTGCAGTCCATCCCGGAGATCAACGAACAGCTGGAGCAACTCTACCTCCAGGCTAACGAGATCACCA AATTTGATCTGGCAAGTTTCTGCAAGTTCATTGGGCCGGTCCACTATTCCCGTCTGAAGCATCTGCGTCTGGACGccaacaacatcacacacagcaGCATGCCTCCTGACTCCTCCAACTGCCTGCGCCAAGCTTCGGATATCATGTTTGAATAA